One window from the genome of Helicobacter pylori encodes:
- a CDS encoding type II toxin-antitoxin system YafQ family toxin, producing MLKVRTKKDFLKDFNKHILSGRITESDVASIVDCLKEQKPLQQKYCDHALSGNLKGLRECHVKPNLLLIYEIKKQENELVLLRLDTHSELFKK from the coding sequence ATGCTTAAAGTCAGAACTAAGAAAGATTTTCTTAAAGACTTTAATAAGCATATTTTATCTGGGCGTATTACAGAGAGCGATGTTGCAAGTATTGTTGATTGTCTCAAAGAACAAAAACCACTCCAACAAAAATATTGCGACCATGCCTTGAGTGGTAATCTTAAAGGGCTGAGAGAGTGTCATGTCAAACCAAACTTGTTATTGATTTATGAAATCAAAAAACAAGAAAACGAACTTGTTTTATTGCGTCTAGACACTCATAGCGAGCTATTTAAAAAGTGA
- a CDS encoding mobilization protein, with amino-acid sequence MKNPRLYRKSKQKEGTKRMEFLLDVRCVQILNDLKTRHNKSYTKIVENLILNSQISFYKQQKITSALGSLAMLYSSLNATCSNFNQIAYHLNNAALLGENVIHLGLLQDIETQLKAWSEKTKILNLAIKKSAFIVAHCLKGDKKIFKGMNL; translated from the coding sequence ATGAAAAATCCAAGACTTTATAGGAAATCTAAACAAAAAGAGGGCACTAAAAGGATGGAATTTTTATTGGATGTTAGATGTGTGCAAATTTTAAATGATTTAAAAACTAGGCACAACAAGTCTTACACCAAAATTGTAGAAAATCTTATTTTAAATAGCCAAATTAGTTTCTACAAACAGCAAAAAATCACAAGTGCTTTAGGCAGTTTAGCGATGTTATATAGCTCATTGAATGCGACTTGTTCTAATTTTAACCAGATTGCTTACCATTTAAATAACGCGGCACTTTTAGGAGAAAATGTTATCCATTTGGGTTTATTGCAAGACATTGAAACACAACTGAAAGCTTGGAGTGAAAAAACAAAAATTTTAAACCTAGCTATCAAAAAAAGCGCTTTCATCGTAGCGCATTGTTTAAAAGGGGATAAGAAAATTTTTAAAGGGATGAATTTATGA
- a CDS encoding CpaF/VirB11 family protein: protein MISNLLKSYLDDFMPILSQPNLNEVVFNKEKEYFLHRPKEKVRCFNEKFTNDYLLVFCEQLAIFRNQKFTLKTPKLNTSLPYTQIRINALHPSIIASSNISINIRVPSNFKFEINAFKLSEKCLAKNITYDFLLSLVSSGKNILISGGTASGKTSFVNSLIENIPKNERVVTIEDSPELKISNEDQVNILVDKSGSGFFTYEDGLNAAMRMSPDRLLLGEIDTHNTALFLRLANTGHSGMISTLHANSVVDAFIAICQNINLNKGGKPTPKETLLDYFCTGMDYVIQIKKKGSDRVVDDVLNVKSEFKKELML, encoded by the coding sequence ATGATTTCCAATCTTTTAAAAAGTTACCTTGATGACTTTATGCCTATTTTAAGCCAACCTAATTTAAATGAAGTGGTTTTTAATAAAGAAAAAGAGTATTTTTTGCACCGCCCAAAGGAAAAAGTGAGGTGTTTTAATGAAAAATTTACTAACGATTATTTGTTGGTTTTCTGTGAGCAATTAGCCATTTTTAGAAACCAAAAATTCACTCTAAAAACGCCTAAGTTAAACACTTCTTTGCCTTACACGCAAATTAGAATTAACGCATTACACCCTAGCATTATTGCTAGTTCTAATATCTCTATCAATATTAGAGTGCCTAGCAATTTTAAGTTTGAAATTAACGCCTTTAAATTAAGTGAGAAATGTCTAGCTAAAAACATTACCTATGATTTTTTACTTAGCTTAGTAAGCTCAGGTAAAAATATCTTAATCAGTGGTGGCACAGCTAGTGGTAAGACTAGCTTTGTTAATTCTTTGATTGAAAATATTCCCAAAAACGAAAGGGTGGTTACTATTGAAGATAGTCCTGAGTTAAAAATCAGTAACGAAGATCAAGTCAATATTTTAGTGGATAAAAGCGGGAGCGGGTTTTTCACTTATGAAGATGGCTTAAATGCGGCTATGAGAATGTCTCCTGATAGATTATTATTAGGCGAAATTGACACGCATAACACTGCGTTATTTTTGCGTTTAGCAAATACTGGGCATAGCGGAATGATAAGCACCTTACACGCTAATAGTGTGGTAGATGCTTTTATAGCTATTTGTCAAAATATCAACTTGAATAAAGGAGGTAAACCTACGCCTAAAGAAACGCTTTTAGATTATTTTTGCACTGGTATGGACTATGTTATCCAAATCAAAAAAAAAGGTAGCGATAGGGTAGTTGATGATGTTTTAAATGTTAAAAGCGAATTTAAAAAGGAGTTGATGTTATGA
- a CDS encoding DNA type IV secretion system protein ComB10 has product MKKLLLLLEHKIIKIGLIIVIVLAGFFLFYEQEIKEKAVNVSQGKFPISSYLFQAYQGIKNKIDAINEVKPNDETKSVNENIEKTQKDLDDFNALVQKLPNLPKDFNKTLIKPQSPSFNYNTANEDEKTRLVILASRISSQKETQPPISIKNSVSHIKSKEKRELEKEYGSSGFKNFKRKNIASSENKLLRTITADRMIPAILITPISSEIGGSKIVAQVESDIYATMGRAVLIPKGSRAIGYYNSNNKIGEYRLEIAWNRIITPQGVNIILSDAKGADVKGYNGMIGTLHNKYWERYGIPLSLSTLSNGLLIGLTSGLTEAMKNKRGGFNQNYFGDYMMMQMTRQTGISLNNIIAQIMRDQIRIKPIITIREGSHIFISPNTDIWFPIPKNNEVLAKFFNEEKEQNNDTK; this is encoded by the coding sequence ATGAAAAAACTTCTTTTACTCTTGGAGCATAAAATCATAAAAATTGGCTTAATTATTGTGATTGTATTAGCTGGTTTTTTTCTTTTTTACGAACAAGAAATCAAAGAAAAAGCTGTTAATGTTTCTCAAGGTAAATTCCCCATTTCATCTTATTTGTTTCAAGCTTACCAAGGTATTAAGAATAAAATAGATGCTATCAATGAAGTGAAACCAAACGATGAAACTAAAAGCGTTAATGAGAATATAGAAAAAACACAAAAAGATTTAGATGATTTTAATGCTCTAGTGCAAAAATTACCAAATTTGCCTAAGGATTTTAATAAAACGCTTATTAAACCACAAAGTCCATCCTTCAACTACAATACCGCTAACGAAGATGAAAAAACCCGCCTTGTGATTTTAGCGTCTCGTATTAGCAGCCAAAAAGAAACGCAACCTCCCATTTCTATAAAAAACAGCGTTTCTCACATAAAATCCAAAGAAAAACGAGAACTTGAAAAAGAATACGGCTCTAGTGGGTTTAAAAATTTTAAAAGAAAAAATATAGCGAGCAGTGAAAACAAACTTTTAAGAACAATTACAGCTGATAGGATGATCCCAGCCATTCTGATCACTCCTATTAGCAGTGAAATAGGGGGGAGTAAGATAGTCGCTCAAGTGGAGAGCGATATATACGCAACGATGGGTAGAGCGGTTTTAATCCCTAAAGGGAGTAGAGCCATAGGCTATTACAACTCTAATAACAAAATAGGAGAATACCGCTTAGAAATTGCTTGGAATAGGATCATCACGCCACAAGGAGTCAATATCATACTAAGCGATGCTAAGGGAGCTGATGTCAAGGGCTATAACGGCATGATAGGCACACTCCATAACAAATATTGGGAACGCTATGGCATTCCTTTATCCTTAAGCACCTTGTCAAATGGGCTACTCATAGGTCTTACTAGCGGTCTTACCGAAGCGATGAAAAACAAAAGGGGTGGTTTTAATCAAAACTATTTTGGAGATTACATGATGATGCAAATGACGAGGCAAACTGGTATCAGCCTAAATAACATTATCGCTCAAATCATGCGAGATCAAATCAGGATTAAGCCCATTATCACTATTAGAGAAGGAAGCCATATTTTTATTAGTCCTAATACGGATATTTGGTTTCCTATCCCTAAAAACAATGAAGTCTTAGCGAAATTTTTTAATGAAGAAAAGGAGCAAAACAATGATACAAAATAG